One genomic segment of Lysobacter sp. 5GHs7-4 includes these proteins:
- a CDS encoding DUF6869 domain-containing protein, whose protein sequence is MEDSIDIESWANSYIELYSIEQEIDTDHPHWWAIERTFHCLRREHAEELWGFVLFVLSKSPNERVLSCLAAGPLEELIAYDGKYFIDRIELLARQDPAFRDLLGGVWKNQTPADIWSRVELCRGAAW, encoded by the coding sequence ATGGAAGATTCCATCGACATTGAGAGCTGGGCAAACTCCTACATTGAGCTCTACTCTATCGAGCAAGAGATTGATACAGATCATCCGCATTGGTGGGCGATTGAGCGAACGTTTCATTGCCTCAGGCGCGAGCATGCAGAGGAGCTTTGGGGTTTCGTGCTCTTCGTGCTTAGCAAAAGCCCAAATGAGCGTGTCTTATCTTGCCTAGCCGCCGGTCCGCTTGAAGAACTGATAGCTTACGATGGCAAGTACTTCATTGATCGCATTGAGCTATTAGCGCGACAAGACCCAGCCTTTAGAGATCTGCTTGGGGGCGTTTGGAAAAACCAGACTCCGGCTGACATTTGGAGCAGAGTAGAACTCTGTCGTGGCGCTGCGTGGTAG
- a CDS encoding DUF4272 domain-containing protein yields MLLLLSSCAQATSPTEGRKEKIKAMESNATAAALERKARSDARLRSEGVPVMGNLPAIEDIHDVKRRTKDEIAWRAMALLVVAVKGEGLEQPIVEKIVKDYGLKEHFTPKEAAFIQQHSPTDHDRIQFAWRYEAAWTLLWALGYVEALGKPIEICDVPRAVKFLHERTSEQFISDSKLRPLEDILEEADLIYRYHWAVVDARVTGKPTPASLDGGVTMERHYALNWLIGYMDQEWDDISTDT; encoded by the coding sequence ATGCTGCTTCTGCTGTCTTCTTGTGCGCAGGCAACATCTCCCACTGAAGGCCGAAAGGAAAAGATCAAGGCTATGGAATCTAATGCAACAGCGGCGGCACTTGAGCGTAAAGCACGCTCGGACGCTCGCCTCAGGTCGGAAGGAGTACCTGTCATGGGGAATCTTCCTGCAATTGAAGATATTCATGACGTGAAACGCAGAACCAAGGACGAGATTGCGTGGCGAGCAATGGCACTTCTAGTTGTGGCTGTTAAAGGTGAAGGGTTAGAACAACCAATCGTTGAGAAGATCGTCAAAGACTATGGCCTCAAAGAGCATTTCACGCCCAAAGAGGCAGCCTTTATCCAACAGCACTCCCCTACTGACCATGATCGCATCCAGTTCGCGTGGCGCTACGAGGCAGCATGGACACTTCTCTGGGCGCTTGGATACGTCGAGGCTTTAGGAAAGCCCATCGAAATCTGTGACGTTCCGCGCGCCGTCAAATTCTTGCATGAGCGAACTTCTGAACAATTCATTTCAGACTCCAAGCTGCGTCCGTTAGAAGACATTTTGGAAGAGGCGGATCTGATCTACCGCTACCACTGGGCGGTGGTAGACGCCCGCGTAACCGGAAAACCAACTCCCGCATCGCTAGATGGTGGCGTCACCATGGAGCGGCACTATGCCCTCAATTGGCTCATCGGTTACATGGACCAAGAGTGGGATGACATCTCGACAGACACCTAA
- a CDS encoding nuclear transport factor 2 family protein, translating into MSPKQLVREWVSRFNAADVEGLAALYAEDATNHQVVMEPLVGRAAIRNMFLTEFGRAEMTCLVENLFEDGEWAILEWRDPSGLRGCGFFHVQGGKIVFQRGYFDQLSFFRLQGIPVPDSYLGS; encoded by the coding sequence TTGTCGCCTAAGCAATTGGTTCGGGAATGGGTGTCGCGATTCAACGCGGCGGACGTCGAAGGTCTTGCTGCGCTGTACGCTGAAGACGCGACCAACCATCAAGTGGTGATGGAGCCGCTGGTCGGTCGCGCCGCGATCCGCAACATGTTTCTGACGGAGTTCGGCCGGGCCGAGATGACTTGCCTGGTCGAGAACCTGTTCGAGGATGGCGAGTGGGCCATTCTGGAGTGGCGCGATCCCAGCGGCTTGCGCGGTTGCGGCTTCTTTCATGTGCAGGGTGGCAAGATCGTCTTCCAACGCGGTTACTTCGATCAGCTGTCGTTCTTCCGGCTTCAAGGGATTCCTGTCCCGGACAGTTATCTGGGGAGCTGA
- a CDS encoding Na+/H+ antiporter translates to MEPTHLFELVIAMFLAIIALHYLAHKLGLPPSVGLLAGGAALAFVPGLPTIAVDPELVLVIFLPPLLLDGAWSIALGKLRRHLIGIGSLAVGAVLFTCVVVAVVTHLLFPSLPWAACAALGAIVSPPDAVSARSVLQRVKLPRRLQILLEGESLLNDASGLVLFRFAIAAGITGAFSATQAVGSFFVLALGGVLVGVVVGVVWVKLVRRLGDEYLIIAATAMLSWTSYLLGEALHVSGVLATVTTGLIASWYQSIVLSASTRMRGTSFWTVMVFLMEASVFILIGLSLRGVVERGGGFGVVAATMGWQILAILAALTVARFAWVFASDLAITLCNRLGIRRYKPIGARGSTVLSWAGVRGVVTLALALSVPEGFPGRDFILVTSFAIILGTVLIQGTTLGRVIAWARLTEPETEKPRMTMSQAEAAMAQAQFATVRGLAYDSEGELIHPKLLAQYERKSVAIVDYAARTEHYTPMLHAHFDVVLEAVASGRQELIRLHRAGDIDDATLRELERDLDLEELSAISAKA, encoded by the coding sequence ATGGAGCCCACCCACCTGTTCGAGCTGGTGATCGCGATGTTCCTGGCGATCATCGCCCTGCACTATCTGGCCCACAAACTGGGCCTGCCGCCCTCGGTGGGCTTGCTGGCCGGAGGCGCGGCGCTCGCGTTCGTGCCCGGCCTGCCCACCATCGCCGTCGACCCGGAACTGGTGCTGGTCATCTTCCTGCCGCCGCTGCTGCTGGACGGCGCCTGGTCGATCGCCCTGGGCAAGCTGCGCCGCCACCTGATCGGCATCGGCTCGCTGGCGGTGGGCGCGGTGCTGTTCACCTGCGTGGTCGTGGCGGTGGTCACGCATCTGCTGTTCCCGTCCCTGCCCTGGGCCGCCTGCGCCGCGTTGGGCGCGATCGTCTCGCCGCCCGATGCCGTCTCGGCGCGCTCCGTGCTGCAACGGGTCAAGCTGCCCCGGCGCCTGCAGATCCTGCTGGAGGGCGAAAGCCTGCTCAATGATGCCAGCGGCCTGGTGTTGTTCCGTTTCGCGATAGCCGCCGGCATCACCGGCGCCTTCAGCGCCACCCAAGCCGTGGGCAGCTTCTTCGTACTCGCGTTGGGCGGCGTGTTGGTCGGCGTGGTGGTGGGCGTGGTCTGGGTCAAGCTGGTGCGCCGCCTCGGCGACGAATACCTGATCATCGCCGCCACCGCGATGCTGTCGTGGACGTCCTATCTGCTGGGCGAAGCGCTGCACGTCTCCGGCGTCCTGGCCACCGTCACCACGGGCCTGATCGCCAGCTGGTATCAGAGCATCGTGCTATCGGCCTCCACGCGCATGCGCGGCACCTCGTTCTGGACGGTCATGGTGTTCCTGATGGAAGCCTCGGTGTTCATCCTGATCGGCCTGTCGCTGCGCGGCGTGGTCGAACGCGGCGGCGGCTTCGGCGTCGTCGCCGCGACCATGGGCTGGCAGATCCTCGCGATCCTGGCCGCACTCACCGTCGCGCGCTTCGCCTGGGTGTTCGCCTCCGACCTGGCGATCACGCTGTGCAACCGGCTCGGGATCCGGCGTTACAAACCCATAGGCGCGCGCGGCTCCACGGTGCTGAGCTGGGCCGGCGTCCGCGGCGTGGTCACCCTGGCCCTTGCGTTGAGCGTGCCGGAGGGTTTCCCGGGCCGCGACTTCATCCTGGTCACTTCCTTCGCCATCATCCTCGGCACCGTGCTGATACAGGGCACCACGCTGGGCCGCGTGATCGCCTGGGCGCGCCTGACAGAACCGGAAACCGAGAAGCCGCGCATGACCATGAGCCAGGCCGAGGCCGCCATGGCCCAGGCACAGTTCGCGACCGTGCGCGGCCTCGCTTACGACAGCGAAGGCGAACTCATCCACCCCAAGCTACTGGCGCAGTACGAGCGCAAGTCGGTGGCGATCGTCGACTACGCCGCGCGCACCGAGCACTACACGCCGATGCTGCATGCCCATTTCGACGTGGTGCTGGAAGCCGTCGCCAGCGGCCGCCAGGAGCTCATCCGCCTGCATCGCGCCGGCGATATCGACGACGCGACGCTGCGTGAGCTGGAACGGGATCTGGATCTGGAGGAGCTCAGCGCGATTTCGGCCAAGGCCTAG
- a CDS encoding DUF4189 domain-containing protein codes for MTHYRPAHVRLPIPNGIWLAAALTALAIAVFPAASRAQGYPCGGGPGPGEVQIGTTGGSHGIGLIPVCAPAPSGPGTPGSGGGGSGSSGSSRYEPETAVNNYVAVAGHPGIAEVWATLGQYRLEAAEAVVLDACNKTMGGGCSVLYSGANVAVVVARDKQGKMRAAAGADAKQTWKELKAVCKSQGASCSLHKVYHAQVRAEPLIAAAMLREDFDREGVFKEYDFPPNSTVPVPKRGVPDAGVGVGPPIDVMGKLPDIPGIRKVHYSAQGSWLLRTGDKKGKGCSLTYLRDDQRVLFVGPTQTDPRGALMLSSKAVPPTREARETTVTMSGDRGDTSVRVFHLPTGVENESVLLMPTDLSATIASLSDRSPLSIVLDGKRVLDMQIEGGAKARTAMQQCMARR; via the coding sequence ATGACCCACTACCGTCCCGCCCATGTGCGGCTGCCGATTCCGAATGGGATCTGGTTGGCCGCCGCACTGACCGCCTTGGCGATCGCCGTGTTTCCCGCTGCGTCGCGCGCCCAGGGCTATCCCTGCGGCGGCGGCCCCGGACCTGGCGAGGTGCAGATCGGCACCACCGGCGGCTCGCACGGGATCGGCCTGATCCCCGTCTGCGCACCGGCTCCGTCCGGACCCGGCACACCCGGCTCCGGTGGCGGCGGATCGGGCTCATCGGGCAGCAGCCGCTACGAACCCGAAACCGCCGTCAACAACTACGTTGCGGTGGCTGGTCATCCTGGCATTGCGGAGGTCTGGGCCACGTTGGGCCAGTACCGCCTGGAAGCGGCCGAGGCCGTGGTGCTGGACGCCTGCAACAAGACCATGGGCGGCGGCTGCAGCGTGCTGTATTCCGGCGCCAACGTCGCGGTGGTGGTCGCACGCGACAAGCAGGGCAAGATGCGCGCCGCCGCCGGCGCCGACGCCAAGCAGACCTGGAAGGAACTCAAGGCGGTCTGCAAAAGCCAGGGCGCCAGCTGCAGCCTGCACAAGGTGTACCACGCGCAGGTCCGTGCGGAACCGTTGATCGCGGCGGCGATGCTGCGCGAGGATTTCGATCGCGAGGGCGTGTTCAAGGAGTACGACTTCCCGCCCAACTCCACGGTGCCCGTGCCCAAACGCGGCGTGCCCGACGCCGGCGTGGGCGTGGGGCCGCCCATCGACGTGATGGGTAAGCTGCCGGACATCCCGGGCATCCGCAAGGTCCACTACTCCGCGCAAGGCTCGTGGCTGCTGCGCACCGGCGACAAGAAGGGCAAGGGCTGTTCGCTGACCTACTTGCGCGACGATCAGCGCGTGCTGTTCGTCGGCCCGACCCAAACCGATCCGCGCGGCGCGCTGATGCTGTCCAGCAAGGCCGTGCCGCCGACACGCGAAGCGCGCGAAACCACGGTAACCATGAGCGGCGATCGCGGCGACACGAGCGTACGCGTGTTCCATCTGCCGACCGGCGTGGAAAACGAATCCGTGCTGCTGATGCCGACCGACCTGTCGGCTACCATCGCCTCGCTCTCCGATCGCTCGCCGCTGAGCATCGTCCTGGACGGCAAGCGCGTGCTGGACATGCAGATCGAAGGCGGCGCCAAGGCCCGCACCGCGATGCAGCAATGCATGGCGCGCCGCTAA
- a CDS encoding phospholipase D family protein yields the protein MPIRKSLRWLGWGLFALLVLVVSGVLLADRLMPRATGAPSTTLPLQAAQTPIDRELAPRLAAHPGKTGVLVIPGGLEAFAARASSARASGRSLDLQYYMWHDDLVGGLLGREVYAAAERGVRVRLLLDDINTKGLDPALMVLDAHPNIEIRLYNPFRNRSGLKRLREMAQRFFSINRRMHNKAWIADGRVAVVGGRNIGDEYFDAHANVNFRDLDLLLAGPAAADASAIFDRYWNSEAVVPIAALGEADPVALQAYVAGLDDAAKSAQAKRYLQRVWRSPLLGIPWDTHIHWSDGVRVVADPVRKRGDGGDDWLVNQLIAKLAATEQEALLISPYFVPGDEGTDGLVGLVRKGAQVGVVTNSLAANDVPAVHSGYARYRERLLAGGVRLYEIRRSGPPAASSLFGSSGASLHTKAFVVDGRRGFVGSFNLDPRSAELNTEMGVLFDDAELGASVRREYERLITPALSYRLLRDDDRLVWLDETSRPPLKLDREPDAGPMLRATARVLGWLPIESQL from the coding sequence ATGCCGATCCGTAAGTCCTTGCGCTGGCTGGGCTGGGGCCTGTTCGCCTTGTTGGTGCTGGTGGTCAGCGGCGTGTTGCTGGCCGACCGGCTGATGCCGCGCGCCACCGGCGCGCCCAGCACTACCTTGCCCCTGCAAGCGGCGCAGACTCCGATCGACCGCGAGCTGGCGCCACGGCTGGCGGCGCATCCGGGCAAGACCGGCGTGCTGGTGATACCCGGCGGCCTGGAAGCGTTCGCCGCACGCGCGTCCAGCGCGCGCGCCAGCGGCCGCAGCCTCGATCTGCAGTACTACATGTGGCACGACGACCTGGTTGGCGGCCTGCTCGGTCGCGAGGTCTACGCCGCCGCCGAGCGCGGCGTGCGCGTGCGCCTGCTGCTGGACGACATCAACACCAAGGGCCTCGATCCAGCGCTGATGGTGCTGGACGCGCACCCCAATATCGAGATCCGCCTGTACAACCCGTTCCGCAATCGCAGCGGACTCAAGCGCCTGCGCGAGATGGCGCAGCGCTTCTTCAGCATCAACCGCCGCATGCACAACAAGGCCTGGATCGCCGACGGACGGGTGGCGGTGGTCGGCGGGCGCAACATCGGCGACGAGTACTTCGACGCCCACGCCAACGTGAACTTCCGCGACCTCGATCTGCTGCTGGCGGGACCGGCGGCGGCCGACGCCAGCGCTATCTTCGACCGCTATTGGAACAGCGAGGCGGTGGTGCCCATCGCCGCGCTGGGCGAAGCGGACCCCGTGGCGTTGCAGGCCTACGTCGCCGGTCTGGACGATGCCGCCAAGAGCGCCCAGGCCAAGCGTTACCTGCAACGGGTCTGGCGCTCGCCGCTGCTGGGCATACCCTGGGACACCCACATCCACTGGAGCGACGGCGTGCGCGTGGTGGCCGATCCGGTGCGCAAGCGCGGCGACGGTGGCGACGATTGGCTGGTGAATCAGCTGATCGCCAAGCTTGCCGCCACCGAGCAGGAAGCGCTGTTGATCTCGCCCTACTTCGTGCCCGGCGACGAAGGCACCGACGGGCTGGTGGGACTGGTGCGCAAGGGCGCGCAGGTCGGCGTGGTGACCAATTCCCTGGCTGCCAACGACGTCCCGGCGGTGCACAGCGGCTATGCGCGCTACCGCGAGCGCCTGCTCGCCGGCGGCGTGCGCCTGTACGAGATCCGCCGCAGCGGACCGCCCGCGGCCAGCAGCCTGTTCGGCAGCAGCGGCGCCAGCCTGCACACCAAGGCCTTCGTGGTCGACGGCCGGCGCGGATTCGTCGGCTCCTTCAACCTCGACCCGCGCTCGGCCGAACTCAACACCGAGATGGGCGTGCTGTTCGACGACGCCGAGCTGGGCGCGTCGGTGCGCCGCGAGTACGAGCGCCTGATTACGCCCGCGTTGAGCTACCGGCTGCTGCGCGACGACGACCGACTGGTGTGGTTGGACGAAACCAGCCGGCCGCCGCTCAAGCTGGACCGCGAACCCGACGCCGGACCGATGCTGCGCGCGACGGCGCGCGTGCTGGGCTGGCTGCCGATCGAATCGCAGTTGTAA
- a CDS encoding anthrone oxygenase family protein, which yields MDTAITASLWIGAIGCGLLGGVFFAFSSFIMRALAAIAPAAGIAAMNAINRVILRSWFMPLFWITTLAGLILAGIAMARWDAPGAAAMLLGGAVHFVGMFVCTVALNVPLNNALAAVDSAGDAALPVWQRYRRDWTRWNHVRTLACAVASASFVLALLQRA from the coding sequence ATGGACACCGCTATCACCGCCTCGCTCTGGATAGGCGCGATCGGCTGCGGCCTGCTCGGCGGCGTGTTCTTCGCCTTCTCGAGCTTCATCATGCGCGCCCTAGCCGCGATCGCGCCCGCCGCCGGCATCGCCGCGATGAACGCGATCAACCGCGTGATCCTGCGCTCGTGGTTCATGCCGCTGTTCTGGATCACTACCTTGGCCGGCCTGATCCTGGCCGGCATCGCGATGGCCCGCTGGGACGCGCCCGGCGCCGCGGCCATGCTGCTCGGCGGCGCAGTGCATTTCGTCGGCATGTTCGTGTGTACCGTCGCGCTCAACGTGCCGCTCAACAATGCGCTGGCCGCGGTCGATTCCGCCGGCGACGCGGCGCTGCCGGTATGGCAGCGTTATCGGCGCGACTGGACGCGCTGGAACCACGTGCGCACCCTGGCCTGTGCAGTCGCCAGCGCCAGCTTCGTACTGGCGTTGCTGCAACGGGCCTGA